The following proteins come from a genomic window of Gimesia chilikensis:
- a CDS encoding TPM domain-containing protein — translation MKSQHKYQYLVVFLTLTVIGFSRLSSVHALELTLEPPGDREFVRDLAGMIDEPTKKQIQEICDKLLTDKATPIIVVTIDSMAKYGGADMRIETFATILFNQWQIGHAKLNDQDWNTGILLLVSKDDRKARIELGAGWGREDDAKCREIMDDYIIPHFKQGQFSQGILAGVEALDKMARKLAMPAKPQSAWSYVIIAVVIGLAIFTIVSLIRRGSSGWAWLFWGVIFAVIGTILYQMLTNRGGGGGGFSGGSFGGGFSGGGGATGSW, via the coding sequence GTGAAATCCCAACACAAGTATCAATACCTCGTCGTCTTTCTGACGCTGACTGTAATCGGTTTCAGCAGGCTGAGTTCAGTTCATGCCCTGGAATTAACGCTCGAACCGCCGGGAGATCGTGAATTCGTTCGCGATCTGGCCGGCATGATCGATGAACCGACCAAGAAACAGATCCAGGAGATCTGCGATAAGCTGCTTACCGATAAGGCGACGCCGATCATTGTTGTCACCATCGATTCGATGGCCAAGTACGGCGGCGCTGATATGCGGATCGAAACGTTTGCTACGATCCTTTTCAACCAGTGGCAGATCGGACACGCTAAACTGAATGATCAGGACTGGAACACCGGCATTCTGTTACTGGTGTCTAAAGATGATCGCAAGGCACGCATTGAGCTGGGAGCCGGCTGGGGGCGGGAAGACGATGCCAAGTGCCGTGAAATCATGGACGACTATATTATCCCCCATTTCAAACAGGGACAGTTTTCACAGGGAATTCTGGCGGGCGTCGAAGCCCTTGATAAAATGGCGCGCAAGCTGGCAATGCCTGCCAAGCCACAATCTGCCTGGAGCTACGTCATCATCGCAGTTGTGATTGGGCTGGCCATTTTTACCATCGTCTCTTTAATCCGCCGCGGATCCAGTGGCTGGGCCTGGCTATTCTGGGGCGTTATCTTTGCGGTGATCGGCACGATTCTCTACCAGATGCTCACCAACCGGGGAGGTGGAGGAGGCGGTTTCAGTGGCGGCTCATTCGGAGGTGGCTTCTCCGGTGGTGGCGGTGCCACCGGCTCGTGGTAA
- a CDS encoding TPM domain-containing protein: MAAHSEVASPVVAVPPARGNQIVIPQFPDRKLISMQSAFNFLTGEQQKQVEQAVVDAEGKTSCEIVPVLATTSGRYDRPEDVVGLWLTVITALGFWYYFPRVQGPAGDWGGLPVVVELILAALAMVIAFILGAIAGSRIGWLRRLFTPRQQMQDEVAARAREIFFDKRVHHTEGGTGILIYISLFEHVAVALADQAVIDKLGQTFIDQICQKLTAGLHSGKAAETICEVIREIGDEAATPLPRASDDKNELQDTLVLID, encoded by the coding sequence GTGGCGGCTCATTCGGAGGTGGCTTCTCCGGTGGTGGCGGTGCCACCGGCTCGTGGTAACCAGATCGTTATTCCCCAGTTTCCAGATCGAAAGCTCATTTCCATGCAGAGCGCATTTAACTTTTTAACCGGAGAACAACAGAAGCAGGTTGAGCAGGCCGTTGTTGATGCCGAGGGTAAAACATCCTGTGAGATTGTCCCCGTACTGGCAACCACGTCAGGTCGCTACGATCGTCCGGAGGACGTTGTGGGGCTCTGGTTGACCGTTATCACAGCACTGGGCTTCTGGTATTACTTTCCCCGGGTTCAGGGACCGGCAGGTGACTGGGGTGGTTTACCCGTCGTTGTCGAACTGATTCTGGCAGCCCTCGCGATGGTCATCGCGTTTATTCTGGGAGCGATTGCCGGAAGCCGCATCGGCTGGCTTCGTCGTCTGTTTACACCCCGCCAACAGATGCAGGATGAAGTCGCCGCTCGTGCCCGGGAGATCTTTTTCGATAAGCGCGTACATCATACCGAAGGGGGGACCGGAATACTCATCTACATCTCCCTGTTTGAACATGTGGCAGTAGCACTGGCTGACCAGGCGGTCATCGACAAACTGGGGCAGACTTTCATTGATCAGATCTGCCAAAAACTGACAGCAGGTCTCCACTCAGGGAAGGCAGCTGAAACGATCTGTGAAGTCATTCGAGAAATTGGCGACGAGGCAGCGACGCCCCTGCCTCGTGCCTCAGACGATAAAAACGAACTGCAGGATACCCTGGTTCTGATTGACTGA
- a CDS encoding arylsulfatase, with the protein MKIRRFLLTAVLGLSCLMSLNDAQAQEPTKRPNILLIMADDQGYWDTEVAGNPHIETPALKQMAAEGVTFTHFHANMVCAPTRAGLMTGRHYLRTGLYNTRFGGDTLGRNETTIAQVLKSAGYRTALFGKWHLGRYSQYQPHRRGFDHFFGHYHGHIERYSNPDQVVVNGQPVETRGYVTDLFTEAAIDFIKRDQQQPFFCFLAFNAPHSPFLLDTTHFGQPEGDKLIEKYLAKGLPLREARIYGMVERIDQNLDRLFKMLKEQGLDEETLVIYTSDNGGVSKAFKAGLKGSKASAYEGGTRVPFVVRWPGQIPAGKQTDALVAQIDLFPTFCELAGVSIPEGVDLDGKSILSLMQQGGGESPHEYLYHTWDRYTPNPWHRWSIHGPRFKLVGHDPQGKKKQQEPAGQLYDLTADPGETKDVSRKYPEEASRLRNEFHRWFDDVTRGQEYQPAAIPVGDPTETVVELQPSWAIIDGDGLEYSFDGYDWDTLDGWKSNKTTAHWQLDVLKPGRYEVELSYGYRSEPATSGTLLLTAGDQSLSCKLPMTTSQNVFMKNIAGTLDLSQGKQKLTIRAAAPEGIQGLRLNSIWLKALPE; encoded by the coding sequence ATGAAAATACGACGTTTCCTCCTGACTGCGGTTTTGGGTCTGAGCTGTCTGATGTCTCTGAATGATGCCCAGGCACAGGAACCAACCAAGCGCCCCAATATCCTGCTGATTATGGCCGACGACCAGGGATACTGGGACACGGAAGTTGCTGGTAACCCTCACATTGAAACGCCTGCTTTAAAACAGATGGCGGCGGAAGGGGTCACGTTCACACACTTCCATGCAAACATGGTTTGTGCTCCCACACGCGCCGGATTGATGACAGGGCGACATTATCTGCGGACCGGACTTTATAACACCCGCTTTGGTGGTGATACGCTGGGGCGGAATGAAACGACGATCGCACAGGTTCTGAAATCAGCCGGCTATCGAACGGCGCTGTTCGGAAAATGGCATCTCGGACGTTATTCTCAATATCAGCCGCACCGGCGGGGTTTCGATCATTTCTTCGGTCATTACCATGGTCATATCGAACGCTATTCCAACCCCGATCAGGTGGTGGTAAACGGGCAACCGGTCGAAACGCGCGGCTATGTTACGGATCTGTTTACCGAAGCGGCGATCGATTTTATTAAACGCGACCAGCAGCAACCCTTTTTCTGTTTTCTGGCCTTCAATGCACCACACTCCCCCTTTCTCCTGGATACAACTCACTTCGGTCAACCCGAGGGGGACAAGCTGATTGAGAAATACCTCGCCAAGGGGCTTCCTCTCCGAGAAGCACGCATCTACGGAATGGTGGAACGCATCGATCAAAATCTCGATAGATTGTTCAAAATGCTGAAGGAACAGGGACTGGATGAAGAGACGCTGGTGATTTATACCAGCGATAATGGAGGCGTCAGTAAGGCGTTCAAGGCGGGCCTGAAAGGGAGCAAGGCGAGTGCCTATGAAGGGGGGACTCGAGTGCCTTTCGTCGTCCGCTGGCCCGGTCAGATTCCAGCAGGAAAACAGACCGACGCGCTGGTGGCTCAGATTGATCTGTTTCCCACGTTCTGCGAACTGGCGGGAGTCAGTATTCCCGAAGGTGTTGACCTTGATGGAAAATCCATCCTCTCTCTCATGCAGCAGGGGGGAGGTGAGTCGCCTCACGAGTACCTGTATCACACCTGGGACCGTTACACACCGAACCCCTGGCATCGCTGGTCGATTCATGGTCCACGGTTCAAGCTGGTAGGACACGATCCTCAAGGCAAAAAGAAACAGCAGGAGCCGGCTGGTCAGTTGTATGACCTCACAGCAGATCCAGGTGAGACCAAGGACGTCTCCCGGAAATACCCCGAAGAGGCTTCCCGCCTGCGAAATGAGTTTCACCGCTGGTTCGATGATGTGACCCGGGGGCAGGAATATCAGCCGGCTGCGATACCTGTGGGAGATCCTACGGAAACTGTCGTCGAGTTACAGCCGAGCTGGGCCATCATTGATGGTGACGGACTCGAGTATTCGTTCGACGGGTATGACTGGGATACCCTAGATGGCTGGAAATCCAACAAGACTACCGCTCATTGGCAGCTGGACGTACTAAAGCCAGGCCGTTATGAGGTCGAACTCAGCTATGGGTATCGTTCAGAACCCGCGACAAGCGGAACTCTGCTTCTGACAGCGGGGGATCAGAGTCTGAGTTGTAAGCTCCCCATGACGACCAGTCAGAATGTCTTCATGAAAAACATAGCTGGGACACTGGATCTGTCTCAGGGAAAACAGAAGCTTACAATTCGTGCCGCCGCCCCTGAGGGGATTCAGGGACTGCGACTGAATTCAATCTGGCTCAAAGCATTACCTGAATAA
- a CDS encoding sugar phosphate isomerase/epimerase family protein — protein MHEQITRRVFNKQLLGTACAATLAGNTLAAGTKKTPKPFQLNYIVASCMYGTLPLETILQETPKTGAQYLEIWAKRHGNQREQIDELGVEKTKQLFDQYNIKLGSFTCFKYGLFNMQGEMDLVKQLGGDMVICNSGGPKGLKGAELKAAIKKFAEKLKPHVDAAAEKGVIVGLENHGGGLINDPDTQLWLMEMLPAKNFGIALAPYHLEQDPEMMARLIQDLNERLVHFQAWQHGMGCIKKLPKEQELLQLPGRGDLNFVPVLAALKKINYQGRTEIFMHPVPRGIPILPTAEQVTAEINRSRAYLENCLKQT, from the coding sequence ATGCACGAACAGATCACTCGTCGCGTTTTTAATAAACAACTGCTGGGAACAGCTTGTGCAGCTACTTTGGCTGGCAACACTCTGGCTGCGGGGACGAAAAAAACGCCAAAGCCGTTTCAACTGAACTACATCGTTGCCTCCTGCATGTATGGGACACTCCCCCTGGAAACGATTCTGCAGGAAACTCCTAAAACCGGAGCGCAATATCTCGAGATCTGGGCGAAACGGCACGGGAACCAGCGCGAACAGATTGACGAGTTGGGCGTCGAAAAGACAAAGCAGCTGTTTGATCAATACAACATTAAGTTGGGCAGTTTTACCTGTTTCAAGTACGGCTTGTTCAACATGCAGGGCGAAATGGACCTGGTCAAGCAGTTGGGCGGTGATATGGTGATCTGTAACAGCGGTGGCCCCAAAGGTCTGAAAGGAGCCGAACTCAAAGCAGCGATTAAAAAGTTTGCCGAAAAGCTGAAACCGCATGTCGATGCTGCTGCCGAGAAGGGCGTCATTGTCGGCCTGGAGAATCATGGCGGTGGATTAATCAATGATCCGGATACACAACTCTGGCTGATGGAAATGCTGCCAGCGAAAAACTTCGGTATCGCGCTGGCTCCCTATCATCTGGAACAGGATCCGGAGATGATGGCCCGGCTGATTCAAGATCTGAATGAACGGCTCGTGCACTTCCAGGCCTGGCAACACGGCATGGGCTGTATTAAGAAACTGCCCAAGGAACAGGAACTACTGCAACTGCCCGGTCGCGGTGATCTGAATTTTGTTCCCGTTCTCGCAGCGCTCAAAAAGATCAACTACCAGGGACGAACCGAAATCTTCATGCATCCCGTACCCCGCGGAATTCCGATTCTGCCTACCGCGGAACAGGTGACGGCTGAGATCAACCGCTCTCGCGCCTATCTGGAGAACTGTCTGAAACAGACATGA
- a CDS encoding phytanoyl-CoA dioxygenase family protein, protein MSVSTGIITEEHKRQFEEEGYFILEKVIPEEDLQIIRDSCAHLIDLMHQEMDRLGTDHIHISHRGKRYHIAKKYDQAPRLTEYVFGDLMAEICKATIGDTAYLFYDQYVVKAAEKGIKFSWHQDSGYLGFNHRPYVTVWAAVDDMTVENGTVDVLPFSKVGIRSLVEHIRDPETGDKTGYFGKEPGVTAVVPAGSLAVFSSLTFHRSGANTTDKMRRAYVTQYSPEPIFDPETGQPKHLAVPFLKGGDRVVS, encoded by the coding sequence ATGTCGGTTTCCACAGGGATCATCACGGAAGAGCATAAACGGCAGTTTGAGGAAGAGGGATATTTTATTCTGGAAAAGGTCATCCCCGAAGAGGATCTGCAGATCATTCGGGATTCCTGTGCTCATCTGATCGATCTGATGCATCAGGAAATGGATCGGTTGGGAACAGACCATATTCATATCAGCCATCGAGGCAAACGTTACCACATCGCGAAAAAATACGATCAGGCGCCACGTCTGACTGAGTATGTGTTTGGCGATCTGATGGCGGAAATCTGTAAGGCCACCATCGGAGACACAGCGTATCTGTTTTACGATCAGTACGTTGTCAAAGCGGCGGAGAAGGGGATCAAGTTTTCCTGGCACCAGGATTCTGGCTACCTGGGGTTCAATCATCGTCCCTATGTGACGGTCTGGGCGGCCGTAGATGATATGACCGTGGAAAACGGAACCGTTGATGTGTTACCCTTTTCGAAGGTTGGTATCCGTTCCTTAGTGGAGCACATTCGGGATCCTGAAACCGGGGACAAAACCGGCTACTTCGGTAAGGAACCGGGAGTCACTGCAGTCGTTCCCGCAGGGAGCCTGGCTGTGTTCAGTTCTCTCACCTTCCATCGCAGTGGCGCGAATACGACCGATAAAATGCGTCGGGCGTACGTCACCCAATATTCACCGGAACCAATTTTTGATCCGGAAACCGGTCAGCCCAAGCATCTGGCGGTACCGTTCCTTAAAGGTGGGGACCGCGTGGTATCCTGA
- a CDS encoding Gfo/Idh/MocA family protein: MTSRKLTRRSFLKTSAAGLPLACLAPGVFVNTARSAQKSRNPNERLKIGSIGMRYQGSVIADKAQEYGDIVAIADVDREIAQKARKQFGGKAILFEDYREMLEKADIDVVTIGAPDHWHTKMLIDACRAGKDVYCEKPLTLTVDEGKILNRVVKDTNAVVQVGTWQRSDHRFRQAVEMVHDGRIGNLKKVTVTLSKNKTGGPFKPEPVPSVLNWDLWQGQTPDVPYIKERCHYTFRWWYEYSGGQMTDWGAHHIDIAQWGAGMQDTGPVDIEGTATFPNVENGYNVALDYHLKARYANGVILEVNDTGRTGVMFEGDEGRMFVNRGTIAGKPVEDLKQNPLPREKFNVYAHDNLSRPPRMGKLDAIVNHMGNFFDCIESRETPISSVQNQHRSVSVCHIGNISQRLGRKLTWDPEQELFVGDDEANTWLKREQRKGYEITDS, translated from the coding sequence ATGACTTCACGGAAACTGACACGTCGATCATTTCTGAAAACCTCTGCAGCCGGTCTGCCACTCGCCTGTCTGGCACCGGGCGTATTCGTAAATACGGCACGCTCTGCTCAAAAGTCGCGGAACCCGAATGAGCGTTTAAAGATTGGTTCCATTGGTATGCGTTACCAGGGATCGGTTATCGCAGATAAGGCTCAGGAATATGGCGATATCGTGGCGATAGCCGACGTGGATCGAGAGATCGCGCAGAAGGCCCGCAAGCAGTTTGGCGGGAAAGCGATTTTGTTTGAAGATTACCGTGAGATGCTCGAAAAGGCCGACATTGATGTCGTGACGATCGGCGCACCCGATCACTGGCATACTAAAATGCTGATCGATGCCTGCCGGGCCGGGAAAGACGTCTATTGTGAAAAGCCACTCACACTGACCGTAGATGAAGGTAAGATCCTGAACCGGGTTGTCAAAGATACCAACGCAGTCGTACAGGTCGGAACCTGGCAGCGAAGCGATCATCGTTTCCGTCAGGCTGTCGAAATGGTACATGACGGACGCATCGGCAACCTGAAGAAGGTGACCGTCACGCTCAGTAAAAACAAAACGGGTGGTCCCTTCAAACCGGAGCCTGTCCCTTCAGTCTTAAACTGGGATCTCTGGCAGGGGCAGACTCCCGATGTGCCTTACATCAAGGAACGTTGTCACTATACGTTCCGCTGGTGGTATGAGTATTCGGGGGGCCAGATGACCGACTGGGGCGCGCATCACATTGATATCGCCCAGTGGGGAGCCGGGATGCAGGATACTGGTCCTGTGGATATCGAAGGGACCGCTACATTTCCGAATGTCGAAAACGGTTATAATGTTGCACTCGACTACCATTTGAAGGCCCGCTATGCCAACGGGGTGATTCTGGAAGTCAATGACACCGGACGAACCGGCGTCATGTTTGAAGGTGACGAGGGACGAATGTTTGTAAACCGCGGGACGATCGCCGGTAAACCCGTCGAGGATCTGAAGCAGAATCCGCTGCCCCGCGAAAAGTTTAATGTCTATGCTCACGACAATCTTTCCCGACCTCCCCGGATGGGCAAACTGGATGCGATTGTCAATCACATGGGCAATTTCTTCGACTGTATCGAATCTCGCGAAACTCCGATCTCGAGTGTGCAGAATCAGCACCGTTCGGTTTCAGTCTGTCATATCGGCAATATCTCTCAACGCCTGGGGCGTAAGCTGACCTGGGATCCCGAACAGGAACTGTTTGTGGGAGATGACGAAGCCAACACGTGGCTCAAACGTGAGCAGAGAAAAGGTTACGAAATCACTGATTCCTGA
- a CDS encoding DJ-1/PfpI family protein yields the protein MNKVLIIVGDATETVDTLYPYYRLIEGGYEPVVAAPEKRRYQMVLHEVKPGWTITKEWEGYSIEADIAFKDIKEEEYLGIFFSGGRAPEYIRDDEDLIRITQHFFETGKPIASVCHGVEIPARAGCVKGRRMATVPKCQFDLEVCGGIFVNEPCVIDGNLVSGRTYHDHGHYMGPWMKMLDEAQSQF from the coding sequence ATGAACAAAGTGCTGATCATCGTTGGTGATGCCACAGAAACTGTCGATACGCTGTATCCCTACTATCGCCTGATTGAGGGAGGCTATGAACCTGTCGTCGCAGCTCCCGAAAAACGGCGGTACCAGATGGTATTGCATGAAGTCAAACCGGGCTGGACCATCACCAAAGAATGGGAAGGGTATTCGATCGAAGCAGATATTGCCTTCAAAGATATCAAAGAAGAAGAATACCTGGGTATCTTCTTCAGTGGTGGACGTGCGCCGGAGTACATTCGCGACGACGAGGATCTGATCCGCATCACCCAGCACTTCTTCGAAACCGGAAAGCCGATCGCTTCCGTCTGTCATGGAGTAGAAATTCCAGCGCGGGCCGGGTGTGTCAAAGGACGTCGGATGGCCACTGTGCCTAAGTGCCAGTTTGATCTGGAAGTCTGTGGCGGCATTTTCGTTAATGAGCCCTGTGTGATTGACGGGAATCTTGTCAGCGGTCGTACCTACCATGACCACGGACACTATATGGGGCCCTGGATGAAAATGCTGGATGAAGCCCAGAGCCAGTTCTGA
- a CDS encoding XylR family transcriptional regulator gives MTSSSIPHVALLIETSRSHGRGLLNGIRQFIAENEEWSVFLMPRSLDSQIPDWLSRWKGDGILSRTTSQEMADAITASGIPTVELRSTKLKHAFPFLGIDNRAMGRLVAEHFLERGIRHFGVYEIGIEVYFEERRDNYIQTIQQAGYEVSVFSAAEDSEAPREWEKHQEQMANWVRGLPKPVGIMACTDQLGFWLLDACDRAGISVPDEVAVVGVENDEILCMMARPPLSSVAFNSARIGYEAAALLSRLMQGEPVPEEPFMIDPLGIVTRQSSDVVAVDDPELAMALRFIRENACRGIQVGDILKQVPLSRTALERQMKAAIGRSPKAEILRNQLERAKELLVSTELSLAQISERVGFRHAQHFSTIFKEKLGETPGSYRSKMH, from the coding sequence ATGACTTCCTCATCTATTCCCCACGTAGCACTGCTGATTGAAACCTCCCGCTCCCATGGGCGCGGGCTGTTGAACGGCATTCGGCAGTTTATCGCTGAGAATGAAGAGTGGTCTGTGTTTCTGATGCCCCGTTCCCTGGATTCTCAGATTCCGGACTGGCTCTCCCGCTGGAAAGGGGATGGAATTCTCAGTCGAACGACCAGCCAGGAAATGGCCGACGCGATCACCGCTTCCGGGATTCCCACCGTTGAACTGCGGTCGACGAAGCTTAAGCATGCCTTTCCGTTTCTGGGGATCGATAACCGGGCCATGGGACGTCTGGTTGCTGAGCATTTTCTCGAGCGCGGGATTCGTCACTTCGGTGTCTATGAAATCGGTATCGAAGTCTATTTTGAAGAACGCAGGGACAATTACATTCAAACGATCCAGCAGGCGGGTTACGAAGTGAGTGTGTTTTCCGCGGCAGAAGATTCGGAGGCCCCTCGCGAATGGGAGAAGCACCAGGAACAGATGGCAAACTGGGTACGTGGTCTCCCCAAGCCGGTGGGGATCATGGCATGTACCGATCAACTCGGTTTCTGGCTGCTGGATGCCTGTGACCGGGCGGGAATCTCGGTTCCCGATGAGGTGGCCGTGGTGGGCGTCGAAAATGACGAGATCCTCTGCATGATGGCCCGGCCGCCACTTTCGAGTGTGGCCTTCAACTCAGCCCGGATTGGTTACGAGGCGGCAGCGTTGTTGAGCAGATTGATGCAGGGGGAGCCAGTCCCGGAAGAACCGTTCATGATTGATCCCCTGGGAATTGTGACACGTCAGTCTTCTGATGTCGTCGCCGTGGATGATCCGGAACTGGCCATGGCGCTGCGGTTTATACGCGAAAATGCCTGTCGTGGAATTCAGGTGGGGGATATTCTCAAACAGGTTCCGCTGTCTCGAACCGCTTTGGAACGACAGATGAAAGCGGCCATTGGACGTTCTCCCAAAGCAGAGATTCTCCGCAATCAGCTGGAACGGGCCAAAGAGCTGCTCGTATCGACCGAATTGTCTCTGGCACAGATCTCAGAACGCGTCGGATTTCGTCACGCGCAGCATTTCAGCACGATATTCAAGGAGAAACTGGGGGAAACGCCGGGCTCCTATCGTTCTAAAATGCACTGA
- a CDS encoding GNAT family N-acetyltransferase encodes MYKIKLAQPGHFLDVAALDRIAWPDEPDTYIPDGEHAWRLWCEYATVLIAVESQSDQRELVTGTLLMFPTNTSEIFLHKIMVHPDYRSKGIGSALMQQALQDAQDVVLLTVNPENTPAVKLYESFGFNVRTRVEGYYRPHEHRLIMEFQPTT; translated from the coding sequence TTGTATAAGATTAAACTGGCTCAACCGGGTCATTTTCTGGATGTAGCAGCCTTGGACCGTATCGCCTGGCCCGACGAGCCGGACACCTACATTCCCGATGGTGAGCATGCCTGGCGACTCTGGTGTGAGTATGCAACGGTTCTGATTGCCGTGGAGTCGCAATCAGATCAAAGAGAACTCGTGACAGGGACGCTCTTAATGTTTCCTACTAATACCAGTGAGATTTTTCTTCACAAAATCATGGTCCACCCCGATTATCGCAGCAAGGGAATCGGCTCGGCCCTGATGCAGCAGGCACTGCAAGACGCACAAGACGTCGTTCTGCTGACCGTGAATCCGGAAAACACCCCCGCAGTCAAACTCTACGAAAGCTTCGGATTCAATGTTCGTACCCGGGTAGAGGGCTACTATCGCCCACATGAGCATCGTCTGATCATGGAATTCCAACCGACCACTTAA
- a CDS encoding glycerol-3-phosphate dehydrogenase/oxidase, translating into MNQSERALILGAGINGVAIARELLLNDMPVTIVDQGDLSQGATSKSSRLIHGGLRYLEYGDFSLVSESVHERGILLNLAPHLVKPLRFAIPLSHRASGIPSSGLRFLSGFRVPGVPWLTSHLNFSSERGLYLVNIGLTLYDWFASKGNLPRHSVHNVGETGLPQINASKFRWMACYSDAQMRFPERFVVALLHDCQRIAREKGIEFELLTYHQVRLKERTAVIRNLHADGQPEREFVPTVIVNASGACGDLTLEQIDVPSPRLMGGTKGSHIVSFHPGLREALGTQAVYSEASDGRLVFILPFGDSTLIGTTDVRVEGNPLDVTASPEELKYLVEMVNMVFPKVELTLDDINLHYSGVRPLPYQPQGKAASISRDHSLKDYEGPFGWIVTLVGGKLTSWRAFAEKVSDRILRKLGKSYFSQSKTRLVPGAEGYPQTESIFNAELDRLAEKYSLPRDSIQALWTLQGTYLEEILDSLPDFSPELIRGTSLPRQYVAWTIEHEWAETLGDLVERRLMLVFSETLKEETLQDLAECLVSAGKVLPEQAPDLIQSYKTHLDQFYGKAVVTT; encoded by the coding sequence ATGAATCAATCAGAGCGGGCACTCATCCTCGGAGCCGGCATCAATGGCGTTGCGATCGCCAGGGAACTGCTACTCAACGATATGCCGGTGACGATAGTCGATCAGGGAGATCTCTCACAGGGGGCGACTTCCAAATCATCTCGCTTGATTCATGGTGGACTCAGGTATCTGGAATACGGCGATTTTTCACTCGTAAGTGAATCGGTTCACGAACGGGGCATCCTACTGAACCTGGCTCCCCACCTGGTTAAGCCCCTGCGTTTTGCAATTCCCCTGTCTCATCGGGCATCGGGAATTCCCTCTTCCGGGCTGCGGTTTCTGAGTGGCTTCCGTGTGCCGGGTGTCCCCTGGCTGACCTCGCATTTGAATTTCTCTTCAGAACGCGGACTGTACCTGGTCAACATCGGACTGACCCTCTACGACTGGTTCGCATCAAAGGGAAATCTCCCCCGTCATTCCGTTCATAATGTCGGGGAAACGGGACTTCCTCAAATTAATGCGTCCAAATTCCGCTGGATGGCCTGCTATTCTGATGCACAAATGCGATTTCCCGAACGCTTCGTCGTCGCGCTGCTGCATGATTGTCAGCGTATTGCCCGTGAGAAAGGCATCGAATTCGAACTGCTGACCTACCACCAGGTCAGACTGAAAGAGCGGACCGCGGTGATACGAAATCTGCATGCGGACGGGCAACCTGAGAGGGAATTCGTTCCAACCGTTATCGTCAACGCATCGGGTGCCTGTGGTGATCTGACGCTGGAACAGATTGATGTACCGTCCCCCCGTCTGATGGGGGGAACAAAGGGCAGCCATATTGTTTCGTTTCACCCTGGGTTGCGTGAGGCGCTAGGCACACAAGCCGTCTATTCCGAAGCCAGCGATGGTCGACTGGTTTTCATTCTTCCCTTTGGTGATTCCACTTTGATTGGCACGACCGATGTTCGCGTGGAGGGTAATCCGCTGGATGTTACCGCGAGTCCGGAGGAACTGAAATATCTGGTTGAGATGGTCAACATGGTTTTCCCCAAGGTTGAACTGACCCTTGATGATATCAACCTGCATTACAGCGGTGTGCGTCCTTTGCCTTATCAGCCACAAGGGAAAGCCGCCTCGATCTCTCGGGATCATTCACTGAAAGATTACGAAGGTCCCTTTGGCTGGATTGTCACGCTGGTCGGAGGCAAATTGACCTCCTGGCGGGCCTTTGCCGAAAAAGTTTCTGATCGGATCCTGCGCAAACTGGGAAAAAGTTATTTCTCACAATCCAAAACCCGCCTGGTTCCTGGAGCAGAAGGCTACCCGCAGACAGAATCCATTTTCAACGCGGAGCTGGATCGACTTGCGGAAAAATACTCGTTGCCCAGAGACAGCATTCAAGCTCTCTGGACGCTGCAGGGAACCTATCTGGAGGAGATTCTCGATTCTCTCCCCGATTTTTCCCCGGAACTGATCCGGGGGACTTCGCTGCCACGCCAGTATGTCGCCTGGACCATTGAGCATGAATGGGCAGAAACTTTAGGTGACCTTGTCGAACGGCGTTTAATGCTGGTCTTCTCCGAAACACTCAAGGAAGAGACGTTACAGGATCTCGCAGAATGCCTGGTTTCAGCCGGTAAAGTGTTACCCGAGCAGGCACCTGATCTGATACAATCTTACAAAACGCACCTTGATCAATTTTACGGTAAAGCGGTTGTTACAACGTAA